The DNA segment GAAAAATGATCAACAACAGTCAAAGAAAAGTGCAAACAAAAACTGGGCCTTAGAGACAGGTGGAAGAATGCCCAGGGAGCAACACGTGGGTCCCTGGAATCCCAGGTGTGGGAGCAAAGGGTCGGCACAGAAAAGGGTCCTTGAAGAACTGGCGCCTAAAAACTTCCCCAAGTCGGTGGTAAATACACATTCACAGATTCAAGCTCAGTGAACACCAAAAGGGTAAATTCAAAGAGAACCTGCTTACATTCATTGTACTCAAGCTGCTAAGagccaaaagaaagaaggaagtctTGAAAGCTATCGCGGGCACATACAGAGGAACCCCGAGGAGCCCCGGCCTCCATCAGAAACCTGCAGGCCAGCAGATCAGGAGCAACACTCTTTAGAGCCCCCAAAAGAAAAGACCTCTCAACCCAGATTTCTATATCCCGCAAAACGATTCCTCgcaaatgaaaggaaaggaaacgcATTCTTAGATGAAGGAGAACCAAGGGAATCAGCCCCCAGAAAACGTCGTGGAAATTGATTGCAGGCAAAAGGTAAAAGGGAAATGATCCCAGAGAGAAACTCGGAAACTCAGGGACAAAGATAGAGCCATGGAAGTGATGAGTATCAGGGTAAATATAAGAGGCCACTTTTCCCTTAAGTTCCTCAAAATatgttaaaagcaaaaattagagCGTTGTCTGGCGGGTTTTCAGTGTGTGTCGTGCCAAGTCCAACACAGGGCGTGGGCAGCACAGGAGTCTGCTGCCCTTCACGTGAAGACAGCGAGGGGCCGGGGGAGTCAGAATCCCCAGAGCAACTGTGGCACCAACGCGAGAGATCAGTTGGCCATGAATCAGGAGGCTAAGACCACGCCAGACCACTTAAAACCAGCCCGGGAAAGGGGAACAAGGCCGGCGGAAAGTAAACGGACCGCAGACCCGACTCCAGCCACGTTGTGATCACACGGAGCGCAAAGGGTCTCAGCACGCAGAGCTCCAGACAGACGCCGGCAGGTGGGGTCTTTAGAAAGCGACCCGACTCTGCTGCCCATGGGAACCCACTTCACAGGTCATGATACAGGTAGGATCAAGGGAAGGGGTTGGGAAGATGCTCCGTTCCAACGCCAACCCAGAGAGATCTGAGCGACTTTGGGAGACAGACTGGtcgagaagcagcaagcagcactcgGACAGAACTCCggattttgtcttttctttttttaaaacctcaattatgtatttttaaaaattatacttgacTGGCATCATTATCCTCATGGAGGTCACAGTATTCCATTTCCAGATGAATAAACCGAGTTACCTGCAGGTTAAATGATGCCAGAGACCATGTAACTGAGTAGGTTTCAAAGTGGAAGTAGGACTCtggtttccttttatttatttatttagatcattgtgcacaaatggggtacaactttcatttctctggttgtacacgaagtagagttgcaccatttgtatgatcatacatgtatatagggtaatgatgtttgtctcattctgttattttttcttccccccacccctaccacccctctttttcctctatacagtccatccttcctccattcttgcctcccttccaccctccattatgtatcatcatccacttatcagatcattcggcctttggtttacTGGGATTGActtaatctcacttagcatgatattctccatccattacctgcaaataccatgattttattctttatgactgagtaatattccatttgtatatatatcacagtttcttatccattcatcaattgaaaggcatctaggtggTTTCACGATCTagcgattgtgaattgagctactataaacattgatgtggttgcatccctgtagtaagctgattttaagtcctttgggtataggccaaggagcgggatagctgggtcaaatggtagttccatgccaagttttctgaggaatctgcagactgctttccagagtggctgcaccaatttgcaactccaccagcaatgtatgagtgtgccttttcccccacatccatgctagcacttattattgcttgtattctttttttttttttttaagaacaataCGTTTAATACATTCACAGGATTCCAAGTGAAAAAACATACATGACTCATGCTACACATTTTCAATCTTGGACAACACAAAAAACACAGTACTCAATCTGTGTGTTCTCATGAGAGGAATGTGAAAGCCATTTTGACCAAagacaggtttaaaaaaataaaagcaacattgaACTACTATGGCACTGGCTGACTTCCTTCAATCTCCACTCAGTTCAACTCCACACCACCCACAGCTGCACAGGGAACTCTCCCCCTCCACATATGTTTCCTTACCCCCAcatttcaacaaaaattaaatatttagaggtGTGTCACTGAATGAAAACAacgtgctaaaaaaaaaaaagtcaatttatttGTGGAAAGTTGAAAGAGGGGACTAAGATTAGGTGACACTTAAAGGGCACAGGGAAACTATTCCCATTTGTTTCATTGGCTTCACTCTGGTTTTAGAACATAGGATTGTACCCAAAGGAACTAATGATGCCAAGAAATACCCCTAACATTAATTATAAAGAAAGACTATACTAATGTGTATGAAAAGCTTataatgtggaaaaatatttattatgaagtTAAATGAAAAAGCAGGATACAAAACTGTATATACCATATGATCTCAACTATGTCAAAAGCAACCACCCAATACGCCCTGTAAGAGGCTGAAGAAAATAGTTGAAAAGGTCAATGGTGGTTGTATTTAGTAGTGCTTCTACAgttgatctttcttttctttttcgttttgtttgtttgttttttttcacttttctgtcttttcaaaattttctctcctggatttttttaaaaaaactattacaAAGACGTAAGTCTGAATTAAGTTTTGAATTTGAGTTCTGAATTGAAATCCAGTCTATAAAGAAGGATGTGAACAttcacaaaactataaaacattccAGGCTACTCCAATGATCCCACTGTTGGGAGTGACTGGCCTGAGGATGGAGGGCTTTGGCCTCTCCACAGTTCAGGGAAAAGTGTGACCAGGTCCTGCTGATGCAAATGCTGAACCAAACAGAAATGTCATGGATTTACAGAAAGGAACAGACGTCCATGCCTGGCAACAACTTATCTATAGTATAGGAGCTCTTCCATACTAGAATTAAACATGAGGAGGGCTCTTTTCTGCTATTTTCTAGATACATGACAAGTTACAAAAACACTATTATCAGCAGAcatagtggcatatgcctgtaatcccagcaatttgagaggctgaggcaggattctaagttcaagggtagccttggcaatttagcaaaaccttcagcaacttaagaagatcctgtctcaaaataaaaaacaagatgggctgaggatgtggctcagtggtagagcgcccctgggttaaattcccagtaccaaaaacaaaacagaaacaaaaccaaaaagcacAAACACTATTATCACAGTGGCTGTGGAAAGTCAATCCTGGTTTAGAAACATTAATAAAACAGTATTGCAACAAGAGTGACCAAAGAAAAGTGCAACacttagaaaattagaaaaagtgcTTTCTATAGAAATGATTCCCTTTAAGATGTTTGTTTACTGCACACACTTTAaggcctccctcccttccccccaacaAGAGAAGAGGCCGACCATCCAAAAGCTTCCTTCCAAAGCATCCACCAGTTTGTTCAAGCAACAAATATGGTCAGGCACACAGTGTGCGAGGCACTGGGGTCTCAAAGAGGAGAAAACCTGTCCCTGTCTCAAGGACATCAGTCTTGCGAAGTGGGAGGTGGACACATCCCCAATCACATGTCCCTTAAAAGCAGACACTGCCATTTTCTTACAATTAGAGGACATGCTGCAATTGCCACTGGATCACTTATACAAACATCCTTACACTGAAACTTTCCTGAATTACTAGGAGGCAAAaatgcaagtattttctcctggTAAGTATTTCTCAAAAGAGCAGGTATTAAGTGACACTTCCAACATTTGTCCCCAAGCATCACAATGCCTAGTGAAGTCAGTTAACGTGTTTTTAGGCAATGGGAGCTTATTTTCCTCCAAAAACTGAGGGTAATGACCAGTCCTATATCTAGATCAAGCCTCATCAGTATGATCAAAAGCTGAGATGCAGGAATGCTAACTTCAATTAAATTCTTCAGTCTCCTACTATTCCAATCGCTGATTTTCAATGTGCTCCTGTGTTAGCCGTTCCAGGTCTTTCTGCACATTTGGGTGGTCTTCCAGATCTTCATAGAGGGACCTGACGATGTCCAGTCTCCTGTAGTTCTCAGGCTTGACTAGGCTTGGGACAACCTGCAGGCATCGCTCTTTCAGGGTATACACTGGCAGAGTGATGTTGGCAAAAATAGGCTGTCCATCAACATTGAGAGATGGCACAAATAGTTCAGTTTGGTTAACCAGAAGCCCATCCTATGTGCCTGCATCTCTGAAGAGACAAAGGTGACCTCGGTAGCTGTGGATGCGGCGGCCGGTGCCCAGCGGCAGCGTGGGGTAGGGCTGCGGCTCGCCGTCGAAGTTGAGCCACACAGGCAGCACGATGCGCGGGCTGCGGTTGCAGAAGTTCACTGAGCGCAGCACCGGCCAGGGCCGCCCAGACTGCATCTCCTCCTCAGCTCCCGACTCCTCCGGATCGAATTCCTCGGCGCCCGACTCCTCCCGGCCGTACTCTTCGGCACccctgtttgtattcttgataatcgccattctaattggggtgagatggaatcttagtgtagtttttatatgcatttctcttattactaaagatggtgaacattttttcatatgtttgttgattgcttgtagatcttctgtgaagtgtctgttcatttccttagtccatttgttgattggattatttgtattcttggtgtaaagtttgttgagttctttatatattctggaaattagtgctctatctgaagtgcatgtggcaaagatattctcccactctgtaggctctctcttcactttgctgatagtttcctttgctgagagaaagtttttagtttgaatccatcccacttattgattcctgcttttatttcttgtgctttgggagtcctgttaaggaagtctgatcctaagctgacatgttgaagatttggacctactttttcttctataaggtgcagggtctctggtctgattccgaggtccttgatctattttgagtagcattttttgcagggtgagagataggggtttagtttcattttgctgcatatggatttccagtttcccagcatcatttgttgaacaagctgtcttttctccattgtatgcttttggtacctttgtctagtatgagataactgcacttatgtgtctctgtgtcttccattctgaaccactggtctacctgtctactttggtgcctataccatgctgtttttgttactatttctctgtggtATAGTTGAAGGTTTGATATTgggatacccgctgcttcactcttcctgctcaggattgctttagctattctgggtcagACTTTATCTTACGCCCATGGGCCCAGAGGAAAGCAAACTCCAAATTCCGAGGCTggtccacagtttctcacaatatttatagagtatttgacgtcatcttagacccatcctatcactggggttttggtttttttcttttctttaaaaaaaaaaaaaatccctcctcTACTCAGCGGAAGGCCTCGTGCAGGGTCTCCAACATGAAGCAAGCtccagagacagagaggaagagaggctctCTCCACAGGCACGGGTGACATTCCAGAGGGGGTGTCAGACTCCCAGGGCAGCTCCTTACCACCCgaaaggcagaggggaggggagctAGCTTCCTGGAGAGGCAGAGGTGAGCGAGCGACCCCCTCCCCAGGCTGGTCTCTTatcataatgtttttttttttttttttagttgttgatggacctttatttcatttatttatccgcagtgctgagaatcgaacccagcacctcacaggtgccaggcaagtgctctacaactgagccacagcccagccccatcTCACTGTAACGCTGTATGACCCACTTCACAGTCAGGTCTGGGTTTGCCATCACGACCTGGGGCCAGCAGGGTGGGCTGCACAGCTCGGACAGTTGGGGCAGGTGCGCGGAGATGCACTCAGTGACAGTAGGTCCATCCAAAGGAAGCCTGGACCATCCTGAGTGGTCCTACGCCCAGCAGGAGTCCAGGGAGGAAGGGGGTCTGCAAGGAGGGGTGGGGTGAAAGGGGGCAGGTCGGTCCTGTGGGGCAAGGCGGGGACccgcagcagcagcaggcagaacCCAGCTTGGTGTGGGAAGCGTGGAGCTGGTGTGCCGTGGCCGTGGGCGGATGGGATGGCGGAGGAGGCACAGGGGGCTGGGCAAGGGGCCAGTGGCAGCCGGAGCTGCTCCGCAGGAGGAGACCCAGCCAGGGGACAATCAGGACCCTGGGCTTCCTGCATGACATTGACCCTCCAGGGTGCAGGCTTCCTGAGCACAGTCCAGCCCTCCTGATCCTGCGTCCCTGTGCAGACCCTGCTCTGCTGTCCCCACTCAGCTCCCATCCGTCACCCACGTCTGACACGGGTCTGGAATCAGAGGCTGCCTGTTCCTCTCTGAGGGTCCAACAAGTACTTGGAGCACTTGATACAAAACACCAGTTGTGGCCCAACTGGAAACCACAGGCTTGGAGGAGCAGGGAGGCCGCTGGCCCGCGTGCTTCATGGAGAGGAAATGGTGGCCAGGGAGGGCCGTGGTTGGCAGTGCGCTCGAGGGCCTGTTCCCAGGTCCCTGCTAGCTAAGGTGGCCGTGCCTTTGGAGGAGGAGTCGTGAGGTCCAGGTTGGGAGGCGAAGCCTCGAGGGGTCAGGGTGCTTCCGACCCACACGTGGTTGGGAAGCGGCTCCAGTGGGCACATCACGGTGGCCTCCCAACCTCTCACAGCCCCACCCAGTGGGCTCTGGGAAACGTCTCCTCCCTGGGCCAGCCAGAAAGTCCCACTTTCATCCCTCTCACCAGCACCTTCTAGAAATGGACAAGTGGGGGGCTTTCCCTATGCAGAGGGTGTATCACCTGCCTTCCAGAATGTTGGGTCAGCTACAGAGACAAGCAGGCAGGACGAGGGAGGACCAGGAGGGTGTCCAGGCCTGGGCAGAGCGGGCAGCCAGGGGAGCGTGGAAGGCGGGGAAGGGAGACTGTCCCAGGCCCTGCCATCCAGAGCGCTGGTCTGTGCTCCCAGTCTGGCTTTAACCAGCCACCCCGCCACAGCCCGAGAGCAGGGCAGGGGTGCCCTGCTGGCAGGTGGGGCTGTGCTCTGGGTGTGGAACGCTCTGGGTGTGGCCCAAGCTCGGGCCCCAGCACAGCCAGGTTTCGGGGGGACCTCTGAGAGGTGACCCTACCACAGGGCTCTGACTTTATCGGTGCTCTAACACATCGATGGGTTCAGCCGAAGCGGGTTGCGGGGCAGGGGCTTTGTTATAGAAGCTCCCCCATCCCCCCCAGCAGCTTTGCTCCACTCTGAAGGCTCCCTGCCATGACGCTTCCCGGCCACCACAAGGTAAGCACCTTCCTCTGTCACATGCTGTGATGTTTTAGCTCGTCACAGGCCCCAGAACAACAGAGCCAACCAACAGGAccatgctggggatgtagctcagtgctagagcactcaCAACCattgactgaaacctccaaaaccgtAAACCATGATAAAcgttttttctctttaaattgttttcctCTGGCATTTTGtgacagcaatggaaagctaccACGGGTAGGATGCTGGAAGGTCCCACTGAGAAAACCCTGTTTGCATGGAGGCTGAAGGTGGAGAACATGAGGCAGGGGCTCAGGCCCAGTGCACAGAGGTGCTGGGCTAGTACTGAGGGGAGGTTGGAGACTTGGTTCTGGGGGCCTAGTGAGGAAGGAGACCTAGAGGTCACCCTCAGAGGCACTTGTGGTTCTGTCCAGCAGAAGGGCAGGGAGAGGAACGACCCGTCGGCCCAGAGGTGAGGCGCACTTAGCACCTGGAGAACACACTGCATGtgcagagcagagctgctcagtATGACTCCCCAGCCTCAGGCTCCTTCTGTGGCTTTGCTTTTCTGGCCTCTCCTGACTCCCCTCCCGACTGGCTGGCTGCAGACTCTCCCTCCTGCCCAACGCTGTCTGTTGctgcctcttctttcttttttgactcCTTCCCAGTGACTTCCTCTCAGCGTGGAGGGGCGGGAGGTGGAGCTGGTAGGAGGCAGGCATGGGGCGTAGGAGGGGCACTGTGTGAGCTCCAGGGTTCTCACTTGATCCCCTGAGCCACACTCACAGGCTCAGTGGAGACCCCAGGCCACGCAGGTGCTGGCAGTCAGATGAGTGTAGGGAGGAGTTGTGAGGAGTGGGGcgctccaccccagccctgatcAGGCCTCTGTGCCCACAACCCAACTCCCACACAGCCGCAGGCCCATGACAGCCTCTTCCTCCTTACCCTTCCTCTGTGTGGCTTCTCCCTCTGTGGGAGGTGGCATTTCCCTGTCTCACTTTAAGGAGGTGTCAGGGGACCCCAGGAGGGCTGGACTCAGACATGCGTGGGGGCTGCCAGACACCAGCTCACTGCCCAGTCCTCCTCAGACACAGATGGACTGACAAGCTTGACGTGTAGAGTTTTTCTGAGAA comes from the Sciurus carolinensis chromosome 9, mSciCar1.2, whole genome shotgun sequence genome and includes:
- the LOC124993774 gene encoding von Hippel-Lindau disease tumor suppressor-like, producing the protein MAIIKNTNRGAEEYGREESGAEEFDPEESGAEEEMQSGRPWPVLRSVNFCNRSPRIVLPVWLNFDGEPQPYPTLPLGTGRRIHSYRVYTLKERCLQVVPSLVKPENYRRLDIVRSLYEDLEDHPNVQKDLERLTQEHIENQRLE